CTCCCTCTCCACTTCTACTCTCTTTCTTTCTCTACTTGATTCTATTTCTCTCATCTTCAAAAATAGGACTTcaccatctctctcccatggatgtcgtaaaacagAACTAAGGCGTAAGTTTATTAAgtaaggattcttcttttaggcaatgggctagcaatctgtcactatttgaatttcaattctatcattgagctaaacagctgaacgcggctttcagtctgttcaagactgttgtctctgtctaccccgcatacTTACATTTAACATTAATGCTCATTGTGCAGGACCATTTTTCCGGGGTGATTTGGGTGATGACGCTGGGTCCTGAAAgatattgaaattaatgaatttgttACCTAACATCGGCCAATGTCTGACaaactttttctaaaatatcacttttatgtttattatttaagaaaaaaattttttaacagGTTCGCTAACTACGCATtgttctattaaattataatgtttagTATAAACATGTGTATCGTTATTCttactgaataaataataatacgaaTGAAATGAGAAATTCGGGCTTCAACCATTTCTGGATAAAGTAACACACAGGACAACAATAGGCTATTTATACGCAAGTCAAAAGAAACAGAACCGCTCCATAACTTTCACATGggtgtcgcaaaaggcgactaagggataggcttataaactttggatgtatttattaactaaggattcttctattaagcgatgggctagcaacctgtcactatttgaatctcgattccatcatggagtcatacagctgagcgaggcctttcagtcttttcgagactgttggcaaTGTCTGCAtcgtaagggatatacatacatacataaaatcaggcctctttcccggaggggtaggcagagactacctctttccacttgccacgatctctgcatacttccttcgcttcatccacattcataactctcttcatacaagctcggctcgtaagggatataaatgtcaaaaataatttttcacctCATCTAACGCGTTGGGTTCCACATGACCATTCCTCTGTATATCTTCTCTTAATGTGTCGTCTTCCTCGTCTGTGTGTACGTCGTAAAATTCTTCGCTGTCCATTTCGCCATCTGTTCCTGAAAATTAAAACTCaacttataaacaaacattttctcAGAGCTTGTTTATGGCCTTTTCAAAAAGGGAGATGCAAGGAGTGCCCGTAaacgtcgaatatgcatgaaaagagtattGAGTGTAAAAGAAGCAGGTGAGGTCTGAAAGGattgtagcaagtggaaatccgtAGACTTAACCCAATGGGAGACATGCGTCTTATGTATTAAGTTGACACATCCACCTGATGGTAAGCAAAATGAGATCTAGAAATCCAGTACATGCAATAATTCCTATTCACTCTTTCCATGAAAGTTCTTAAGTTGTTAGCAAATGCAGGGAGGAAAATGCTAAGTTTAGCAGGCCACACCTACCTAAAACAGACTGATAATCCGTGAAATACTCTGAATCCGAAGCGTAGCTGACTTCGGGAGCGTCCACGGTGTCTCCGCTGGCCTGCTTACTCTTCTTCTCTCTCCTGGGAACTCTCTTCTGTTTCAGTCTGCGTAGCTGACTGGAAGTCAAATATTTACTGATGAGAAAGTTGTAAGTAAAATGAATTAGTACATTAACTCTTTAAATAAGCAGGGATGTTTATTAACCACTGACTTTTGCTTGCCCCCTTGGCATCTACTGTGACTGGTTCACTACTATCACTGTTcactatcgctgtttcacttttttattatgatgagaaacaagACAGTAAGTTTTGCACTTTTATTTTAgcttaataatgttttttaataaataaaggaataaCCGATTTCGAAAATTCTGTCACCATTAGAAAGTTACCTGATCCGAAAGTGCTACAGGAATATATTTGTTCTCTAATAAATTAGATTTCAGACAGAGTTATCCATTCTGTATCCTGTATCTTGGGAAACCAGTTCCTGCCAACATCATCAGTACATAggataacattttattgcttAAAATACCAACTATACCTTATCCAACCATTAATCACAAGAAGTATGTAAGACTGACCTTTCTTTCTGTAGTTCCCGGAGCGCCTCAAGCTCTGACCTCATAGAGGCAACTTGTCTGTCCAGACGGGCCACCTCATTTACTGAAACAGTTTCATCATTGGAATTCCCGTTCTCTTCTATTCTAGTTCTACATtgattcatgttttttaatgtagacaatgtgcattcgtccatgatttaaattaaagagatctatatttgtatattgacatccgatgaaaatgatgcagtgtagtttgttcccctgcttcttctacaaatgcgctttggaagcggtagtacttataattagatttaagtgatgtgacgtcaataagttataccttgtattcaatttggaaaataaatctattatattctattctatctttGCAAGgttccagttgcatcctcaataACAATACTAAAATGCCTGGGGCCCAAAAAGAGTGGAACTGAACTTTCATTATGTAAtactaaaataactttataatttatagaaatatatcttaattatAGTAATggcttttgttgtaaaatgtCATAAGAGCTATGTATAAGAAATGAAAAGAATgctttattgatttttattgcaatCAACACAGAGAAGATgataaatcttttcaaaatagCCTATTTTGCTTTAAAGAATACTGACTACTTATTCGAATATAACTCAAATTTGTGACTCAACTCTACTTTGTAAAACCTCATACTTAATTGATTTCAATTAAGAAATAAGATTTCACAATATTcctataggtttttttttttttcaaatttacaaaGGTTACTGGTTGACTGGATGCacactattattttaaactatatatttttataaattaatagcaTATGTATGTGATTGTAAGAAACCCAAAAACAACAGtaccaaataattataaaatttggcactAACATGGACTAGACTTTCAAGagtaaaactacttttcttcttaagaattatattaaagtaggtatttattaaatatactttatgtatttcattattataaattagtattgttggcactgtctacgccgtaacggataaagacgtgattattgtatgtatgttttcttatACTGCTAACATTTCATGTCAATCTAATTCTGTTTATcatcaattttgaaatatgtacttactcaGCATAGCTCTTCTTTTTTCAGCATACACTTGTTCATATATAAACACACCAGCAGCACCGACAATACCCACTATCGCGGCGCCAACCATTGCCCTTGGCGATAAAATGCtgtttaaattcattttttattcaattgatGTTTTAAGGCAATTATTGTGAACAGCTTCGTTTCGACTTCAAAACGCAACTCATTaacctttgtaattaaaaCTGTGTACACGTCGAaaacaagttaaaaaaaattatgtatgttcagTTTCATGTGCGAGCGACTCGAATTTTAATTGAGACTAAAAAAAACGAGGTTAGTCTATGTTTATAGATAGCTGTTCACATGGATATTGGAATAATACTTTAAatacgaataaaaatatttgagttgCTAAAATGCAAGAAAAGAGAAATTGAGAGAAATCGGTTTGACTC
The DNA window shown above is from Amyelois transitella isolate CPQ chromosome 30, ilAmyTran1.1, whole genome shotgun sequence and carries:
- the LOC106130052 gene encoding uncharacterized protein LOC106130052: MNLNSILSPRAMVGAAIVGIVGAAGVFIYEQVYAEKRRAMLINEVARLDRQVASMRSELEALRELQKESQLRRLKQKRVPRREKKSKQASGDTVDAPEVSYASDSEYFTDYQSVLGTDGEMDSEEFYDVHTDEEDDTLREDIQRNGHVEPNALDEDPASSPKSPRKNGPAQ